The following are from one region of the Stanieria sp. NIES-3757 genome:
- a CDS encoding hypothetical protein (protein of unknown function DUF1361), with product MLNWLSSALELFNLSSHRIVWNLFLAFIPLLCSWFLFRPSVNPSIIWWTFFCVFLAFLPNAPYILTDTIHLLEISQQGYPLSLIILVLIPQYSLFVLAGFGAYAIALMRLDRYLIERGQAQYVVSVNLIIHALCAVGIYLGRFERFNSWDLLTNPNIIMASISEHLLNKWHLLSILVTFILLSGLYWLLKPLKPQILAQLPIDDSQS from the coding sequence TTGCTTAACTGGTTATCTTCAGCTTTAGAATTATTCAATCTTAGTAGCCATCGCATTGTTTGGAACTTATTTTTAGCTTTTATTCCTTTACTATGCAGTTGGTTTTTATTCCGTCCATCGGTTAATCCTTCGATTATTTGGTGGACTTTTTTCTGTGTTTTTTTAGCTTTCTTGCCCAATGCACCCTATATCTTGACAGATACAATTCATTTGCTTGAAATAAGTCAACAAGGTTATCCTCTTTCTTTGATTATCCTTGTTTTAATTCCTCAATATTCTTTATTCGTCTTAGCTGGATTTGGAGCTTACGCGATCGCTTTAATGAGGTTAGATCGTTATTTAATCGAACGAGGACAAGCCCAATATGTTGTCTCAGTTAATTTAATTATTCACGCCTTATGTGCAGTCGGAATTTATTTGGGTAGATTTGAAAGATTTAATAGTTGGGATTTGCTAACAAATCCCAACATAATAATGGCGAGTATTAGCGAACATTTATTAAATAAATGGCATTTATTGAGTATTTTAGTCACTTTCATTCTTTTATCTGGTCTTTATTGGTTATTAAAACCTTTAAAACCTCAAATTCTTGCCCAGCTTCCGATTGATGACTCTCAATCTTAA
- a CDS encoding glutamine synthetase inactivating factor IF7, with translation MSTQQQARALMMRHHHNIKNRQQSMLGRTASEIGVEVDQEYWSNIQGQAHPTFRKSYDRSGASLS, from the coding sequence ATGTCTACTCAACAACAAGCTCGTGCGCTCATGATGCGTCATCACCACAATATTAAAAATCGCCAACAATCAATGTTGGGTCGTACCGCCTCCGAAATTGGCGTGGAAGTGGATCAGGAGTATTGGAGCAATATTCAAGGACAAGCTCATCCTACTTTTCGTAAATCTTACGACCGCAGTGGTGCTTCTTTGAGCTAA
- a CDS encoding sun protein: MTTAPNSRQLAFIALQEIYQKKAYTDIALDRVLRFPELSSVEKSLTCELVYGIVRRQRTLDRLIDLLGKKKAQQQPPNLRIILQIGLYQLRYLDHIPPSAAVDTSVELAKQNGLKKLAGVVNGLLREYLRQATDSDPLKLPNNPITKIGINYSFPDWIVETFLQQLPASEVEQLCSWFNQPAQIDLRINLLKTSLETVEKAFQDQEITTVRVPHLPQTLRLTSSVGKIDRLPGYEAGWWIVQDSSAQLVTHLLDPQPGETIVDACAAPGGKTTHIAELMQDRGIIYACDLSEKRLKKVQENAQRLQLKSIKICPGDSRNLNQIFQNDSSVKFNSKFFGDRVLLDAPCSGLGTLHKRPDIRWRQTPAKIRELSQLQQELLNQAATWVKPGGIIVYATCTLNPLENEVVIESFLQSHPEWQITSPASDSPANHFATFPGWIKVFPHRQNMDGFFMVKLQREF; the protein is encoded by the coding sequence ATGACAACCGCCCCTAATTCCCGTCAATTGGCTTTTATTGCCTTACAAGAGATTTATCAAAAAAAAGCTTATACAGATATTGCTTTAGATCGAGTTTTGCGATTTCCAGAACTAAGTTCGGTAGAAAAAAGTTTAACTTGTGAATTGGTTTATGGAATTGTACGCCGTCAAAGAACTCTCGATCGTTTAATCGACTTACTTGGCAAAAAAAAAGCCCAGCAACAACCTCCTAATTTAAGGATTATTTTGCAAATAGGTTTGTATCAACTGCGATATCTCGATCACATTCCTCCTTCCGCAGCAGTTGATACTAGTGTGGAATTAGCGAAACAAAATGGTTTAAAAAAACTTGCTGGTGTAGTTAATGGTTTATTAAGAGAATATCTTCGTCAAGCAACCGATTCCGATCCTTTAAAATTACCAAACAATCCCATAACTAAAATTGGCATTAACTATAGTTTTCCTGACTGGATTGTAGAAACTTTTTTACAACAACTACCAGCATCAGAAGTAGAACAATTATGTAGCTGGTTTAATCAACCTGCCCAAATCGATCTGAGAATTAATTTACTCAAAACTTCTTTAGAAACTGTAGAAAAAGCTTTTCAAGACCAAGAAATAACTACAGTACGTGTACCCCATCTACCTCAAACCTTAAGATTAACTAGCAGTGTAGGAAAAATCGATCGATTACCTGGTTATGAAGCAGGTTGGTGGATAGTGCAGGATAGTAGCGCGCAATTGGTGACTCATTTACTCGATCCCCAACCAGGAGAAACTATTGTAGATGCTTGTGCTGCACCAGGAGGAAAAACTACTCATATTGCTGAATTAATGCAAGATCGAGGGATCATTTATGCCTGCGATCTTTCTGAAAAACGCCTCAAAAAAGTTCAAGAAAATGCCCAACGATTACAACTAAAATCAATTAAAATATGTCCTGGAGATAGTCGGAATTTAAACCAAATTTTTCAAAATGATAGTTCAGTAAAATTTAACTCTAAATTTTTTGGCGATCGCGTTTTGTTAGATGCGCCCTGTTCTGGTTTAGGTACGCTTCACAAACGTCCTGATATTCGTTGGCGACAAACCCCAGCCAAAATTCGGGAACTTTCTCAGTTGCAACAGGAACTATTAAATCAGGCAGCAACTTGGGTTAAACCAGGAGGTATCATAGTGTATGCGACTTGTACCCTGAATCCTTTAGAAAATGAAGTAGTCATCGAATCTTTTCTTCAGTCTCATCCTGAGTGGCAAATTACTTCTCCAGCCTCTGACTCTCCAGCTAATCATTTTGCGACATTCCCAGGTTGGATTAAGGTTTTTCCCCACAGACAGAATATGGATGGATTTTTTATGGTTAAGTTACAACGAGAGTTTTAA
- a CDS encoding transposase IS4 family protein → MNQIILLRRTLKPLLGWHGARLNFLALFLIALLRVKTINLAELATGFRSNAKTESNYKRLQRFFRNFDLDYVVLAKAIVILMNIPQPWVLSIDRTEWSFGEKRFNVLLLGVVHNGVAYPLVWEMLEKKGNSNSDERMDLLERFCSIFPDVKVAYLTGDREFIGKPWLSYLLIEPTIRFRLRIRASDRINEGRKELRASIIFAHLQPGQTQVLSGKKLVWGRKVYVSALRLDNGELLIVITPDFCNTAISDYGQRWGIETLFGMFKTRGFCLESTHFNNSERLSKLLALMALALCWAVKTGEWLHQNYPIKIKKHGRLAKSIFRYGLDHLRSIVTDLDLKQNEFLFSLKFLSCT, encoded by the coding sequence ATGAATCAGATTATCTTACTACGACGAACCTTGAAACCGCTTTTAGGGTGGCATGGCGCAAGGCTAAATTTTCTAGCTTTGTTTCTCATAGCATTACTAAGAGTAAAGACAATTAACCTAGCAGAGCTGGCAACTGGTTTCAGGAGTAACGCGAAAACAGAATCCAATTATAAAAGGCTACAACGGTTCTTCCGTAATTTCGATTTAGATTATGTCGTTCTTGCCAAAGCAATCGTTATATTGATGAACATACCTCAACCTTGGGTTCTGAGTATAGATCGTACTGAATGGTCTTTCGGAGAGAAACGATTCAATGTTCTCCTCTTGGGAGTGGTACATAATGGCGTTGCATACCCTCTAGTTTGGGAAATGCTTGAGAAGAAAGGAAATTCTAATAGCGACGAAAGAATGGACTTACTTGAGCGTTTTTGCTCTATATTCCCCGATGTGAAGGTAGCTTATCTTACTGGCGACCGCGAATTTATTGGCAAGCCTTGGCTCTCGTATCTTTTGATTGAACCAACAATTCGATTTAGATTGAGAATTAGAGCAAGCGATCGCATTAATGAGGGACGAAAAGAACTCAGAGCATCAATTATCTTTGCTCATCTCCAACCTGGACAGACTCAAGTTTTATCGGGAAAAAAACTGGTTTGGGGACGTAAGGTTTATGTTTCTGCTTTGCGTCTGGATAATGGTGAGTTACTAATTGTGATTACTCCCGACTTTTGTAACACAGCAATTTCTGACTATGGACAGCGATGGGGTATTGAAACCTTGTTTGGAATGTTTAAGACCAGAGGGTTTTGTCTAGAATCGACTCACTTCAATAATTCTGAACGATTGAGTAAATTGTTGGCTTTGATGGCTTTAGCTCTGTGTTGGGCTGTCAAAACAGGAGAGTGGTTGCACCAAAATTACCCAATTAAAATAAAAAAACATGGAAGACTAGCAAAGAGCATTTTCCGTTATGGTCTTGATCATTTACGCTCTATTGTTACTGATTTAGACTTGAAACAAAACGAGTTTCTTTTCTCCCTAAAATTTTTGTCCTGTACTTAG
- a CDS encoding HhH-GPD family protein, whose product MLPEQNFLTNSSESLAEIRFLNGLQQLTKSDRDLAQILDRLGNPPRWKREPGFPTLLQIILEQQVSLAAAKAVYQRLCNLVQPLTPENFFALDEIQLKTIGFSRQKISYGRALSEAIVNHKINLDWLAEQEENIIRTQLKQIKGIGDWTIDNYLLMALQRSDVFPRGDLAIAIAVQKIKNLPTRPTPMQLELIAEAWRPWRAVATQILWHYYLNTK is encoded by the coding sequence ATGTTGCCAGAACAAAATTTCTTGACAAATTCGAGCGAGTCTCTTGCAGAAATAAGATTTCTTAATGGGTTACAACAATTAACAAAAAGCGATCGCGATTTAGCTCAAATTTTAGATAGATTAGGCAATCCTCCGAGATGGAAGCGAGAACCTGGTTTTCCTACTTTATTACAGATTATTTTAGAACAACAAGTATCTTTAGCAGCAGCTAAAGCTGTTTATCAAAGATTATGTAATCTTGTTCAACCTTTGACTCCAGAAAACTTTTTTGCCTTAGATGAAATTCAATTAAAAACGATTGGTTTTAGTCGTCAAAAAATTAGTTATGGTCGTGCTTTATCTGAAGCAATTGTTAATCATAAAATTAATCTCGATTGGTTAGCCGAACAAGAAGAAAATATTATTAGAACTCAATTAAAACAAATTAAAGGAATTGGTGATTGGACAATCGATAATTATTTATTAATGGCTTTACAACGCTCAGATGTTTTTCCCAGAGGAGATTTAGCTATTGCGATCGCGGTACAAAAAATTAAAAATCTTCCTACTCGTCCTACACCAATGCAATTAGAATTAATAGCTGAAGCTTGGCGACCTTGGCGTGCTGTTGCTACTCAAATTTTGTGGCATTATTATTTAAATACAAAATAA
- a CDS encoding alkyl hydroperoxide reductase/ Thiol specific antioxidant/ Mal allergen, which produces MPEIGQSAPNFTAKDRDGNLISLQDFANQWLVLYFYPKDNTPGCTSEAKEFSAYQNQFEQLKARIVGISPDSEISHRKFIDKHELSIQLLSDPEHQTIEAYGVWRLKKFMGKEYMGVVRSTFLINPEGKIVYIWDKVRVKGHVEAVLKQLQANLA; this is translated from the coding sequence ATGCCCGAAATAGGTCAATCTGCGCCCAATTTTACGGCTAAAGATCGGGATGGGAATTTAATCAGTCTTCAAGATTTTGCTAATCAGTGGTTAGTTTTATATTTTTATCCTAAAGATAATACTCCTGGTTGTACTTCTGAAGCCAAAGAATTTAGTGCTTATCAAAATCAATTTGAGCAACTAAAGGCAAGAATTGTTGGAATTAGTCCTGACTCAGAAATCTCTCATCGCAAGTTTATCGATAAACACGAACTCTCAATTCAATTACTTAGCGATCCAGAACATCAAACCATTGAGGCTTATGGTGTCTGGCGACTCAAAAAATTTATGGGCAAAGAATATATGGGAGTAGTGCGATCAACTTTTTTAATTAATCCAGAGGGAAAAATTGTTTATATTTGGGACAAAGTTCGGGTTAAAGGTCATGTTGAAGCTGTGTTGAAACAATTGCAAGCAAATCTCGCTTAA
- a CDS encoding phosphoribulokinase → MNNRPIILGIVGDSAAGKTTLTQGIAQVLGQENVTVICTDDYHRYDRRQRAELGISALHPDCNYVDIMEQHLNLLRNGQSILKPIYNHSTGEFDPPEYIKPSKYVIVEGLLGYSSRLMRDSYDVKVYLAPPESLRATWKIKRDTRKRGYTEEQVIEQLRQREPDSEAYIRPQRQWADVVVSFYPPSKESEQNNLLLNVRLILRPTIPHPDLTRILTAEGNHLGSAIRLDLDRDMGKPVDILEIDGHATVEQVKELERVMCNDVPYLGQFCSLEGNQEIGKVIGTTGETLQSYPLALTQLLITYHMLRASKI, encoded by the coding sequence ATGAATAATCGACCAATTATCCTTGGTATTGTTGGTGATAGTGCTGCTGGAAAAACGACTCTTACACAGGGAATTGCTCAAGTCTTAGGACAAGAAAATGTGACAGTAATCTGTACAGATGATTATCATCGTTACGACCGTCGTCAAAGAGCCGAACTAGGAATATCTGCACTACATCCAGATTGTAACTATGTAGACATCATGGAGCAACACCTTAATTTATTGCGTAATGGACAATCGATCCTGAAGCCAATTTACAATCACAGTACAGGAGAATTCGATCCCCCAGAATACATCAAACCTAGTAAGTATGTAATTGTAGAAGGATTACTAGGCTATTCCAGTCGTCTGATGCGTGATAGTTACGATGTCAAAGTTTATCTAGCTCCTCCAGAATCTTTACGTGCAACCTGGAAAATTAAACGAGATACTCGTAAACGTGGTTATACTGAAGAACAAGTAATCGAGCAACTACGACAACGAGAACCCGATTCAGAAGCTTATATTCGTCCTCAACGTCAATGGGCTGATGTAGTAGTTAGTTTTTATCCTCCTAGTAAAGAATCTGAGCAAAACAATCTCTTACTTAATGTTCGCTTGATTCTCAGACCAACTATTCCCCATCCCGATCTCACTCGCATTTTAACTGCTGAAGGTAATCATTTAGGCTCTGCTATTCGACTTGATTTAGACCGAGATATGGGTAAACCTGTTGATATTTTAGAAATTGACGGTCATGCCACTGTCGAGCAAGTTAAAGAACTAGAACGGGTTATGTGTAATGATGTTCCTTACTTAGGTCAATTTTGTAGTCTAGAAGGAAATCAAGAAATTGGTAAAGTAATCGGAACAACAGGAGAAACACTCCAAAGTTATCCTCTTGCTTTAACTCAGTTATTAATTACCTACCATATGCTTAGAGCATCTAAAATTTAG
- a CDS encoding GHMP kinase: MKLFVPGRLCLFGEHSDWAGEYRLQNSQLLPGIALVVGTNQGIYAEIKPHPQQLIVHTPADLETVQKTLQLPMKREVLEAEASRGGWFSYVAGVAYQALTNYQVGGLEIDNYLIDLPIKKGLSSSAAICVLVARAFNKLYNLNLTVRQEMELAYRGERSTSSQCGRMDQACAYGNQPILMTFDGSLVTVESIKVGCDLFFVIVDLAGQKNTQLILKQLNQCYPIARNSIQENVQQYLSHINTQITQAAAIALQQGNALEIGNLMKQAQQAFDRYVMPACPSELTAPILHQLLHEQSIQPYIFGGKGVGSQGDGTGQFIVQDYSSQQQLIELITNKFPAMKCLPLTLKAS; encoded by the coding sequence ATGAAGTTGTTTGTTCCAGGTCGTCTTTGTTTATTTGGTGAACATAGTGATTGGGCTGGTGAATATCGCCTGCAAAATTCTCAATTATTACCAGGAATTGCTTTAGTAGTTGGCACAAATCAAGGTATTTATGCTGAGATTAAACCTCATCCTCAGCAATTGATTGTACATACACCTGCTGATTTAGAAACTGTTCAAAAGACACTGCAATTACCGATGAAGCGGGAAGTTTTAGAGGCAGAAGCTAGTCGAGGAGGCTGGTTTAGTTATGTTGCAGGAGTTGCTTATCAAGCCTTAACTAATTATCAAGTTGGAGGATTAGAAATTGACAATTATTTAATCGATTTGCCAATTAAAAAAGGATTATCTTCTAGTGCAGCTATCTGTGTATTGGTAGCAAGAGCTTTTAATAAATTATATAATCTCAACCTGACGGTTCGGCAGGAAATGGAACTAGCTTATCGAGGAGAAAGAAGTACCTCAAGTCAGTGCGGTAGGATGGATCAAGCTTGTGCCTATGGCAATCAACCAATTTTAATGACTTTTGATGGCAGCTTGGTTACGGTTGAGTCGATTAAGGTTGGTTGTGATTTGTTTTTTGTCATAGTTGACTTAGCAGGTCAGAAAAATACTCAACTAATTCTCAAACAACTCAATCAATGTTACCCGATCGCTCGTAATTCTATTCAAGAAAATGTGCAACAATATTTAAGTCACATCAATACTCAAATTACTCAAGCTGCTGCGATCGCTTTACAACAGGGTAATGCCTTAGAAATTGGAAATTTAATGAAACAAGCACAACAAGCTTTTGATCGCTATGTGATGCCTGCTTGTCCATCGGAATTGACTGCCCCAATTCTGCATCAACTTCTTCATGAGCAATCAATTCAACCTTATATTTTTGGGGGTAAAGGAGTAGGTTCTCAAGGCGATGGGACTGGACAATTTATTGTCCAAGATTACTCAAGTCAACAGCAACTTATTGAGCTTATTACTAATAAATTTCCAGCCATGAAATGTTTACCTCTGACTCTCAAGGCTAGTTAA
- a CDS encoding Endonuclease/exonuclease/phosphatase translates to MLRYLLLSLIIAITFMAFFSSYFGWKIVLEILSHFQVQYLIISLILFAFLIIIHSSWKLITIALFCIAITSTQILSFYIFASALSTHSASNLKIISSNVNTQNYEYDKLISLVRQTKPDLALFMEVDKKWIEKLDSLKDLLPYSFGRANPFNLGIVIYSKIPLNNPTINLFGTSKNYTILTDLKINKKIISLIATHPLPPLKPSFFHSRNLQLSKISQYIKNLHNPVIVLGDLNTTMWSPYYKKFIRDTKLINARKGFGSLPSWPTRTTYKNIIPDWMQLILSIPIDHCLVSPKIKVVDIYTGSAIGSDHLPLIVELTI, encoded by the coding sequence ATGCTTCGTTACTTATTATTAAGCTTAATTATAGCTATAACTTTTATGGCTTTTTTTAGTTCTTATTTTGGCTGGAAAATAGTTTTAGAAATTCTCTCTCATTTTCAAGTTCAATATTTAATTATTTCGCTAATCTTATTCGCTTTTTTGATAATAATTCATTCGTCATGGAAACTAATTACCATTGCTTTATTCTGTATAGCAATAACATCTACGCAAATTTTATCTTTTTATATTTTTGCTTCTGCTCTATCGACTCATTCAGCTTCTAATCTAAAAATAATTAGCTCGAATGTTAATACACAGAACTACGAGTACGATAAATTAATATCTCTTGTAAGGCAGACAAAACCAGACTTGGCTTTATTTATGGAAGTCGATAAAAAGTGGATTGAAAAATTAGATTCACTAAAAGATCTACTGCCCTATTCTTTTGGAAGAGCCAATCCTTTTAATCTTGGTATAGTTATCTACAGTAAAATACCTTTGAATAATCCAACAATCAATCTATTTGGAACTTCTAAAAATTATACGATTTTGACAGATTTAAAGATAAATAAAAAAATTATATCTTTAATAGCAACTCATCCATTACCACCTCTCAAACCATCATTTTTTCATTCCCGTAACTTGCAACTTAGTAAAATAAGTCAATACATAAAAAATCTACATAATCCAGTTATCGTGCTTGGCGATCTAAATACTACTATGTGGTCGCCTTACTATAAAAAATTTATTAGAGATACAAAATTAATTAATGCTCGTAAAGGTTTTGGGAGCTTACCTTCATGGCCGACAAGGACTACTTATAAAAATATTATTCCCGATTGGATGCAGCTAATATTATCTATACCTATAGACCATTGTTTGGTAAGTCCAAAAATTAAAGTGGTTGATATTTATACTGGTTCTGCTATCGGCTCAGACCATTTACCTTTGATAGTTGAACTAACTATCTAG
- a CDS encoding putative acyltransferase, whose protein sequence is MNKNFINKRLIWLDQIKGLAILGIVFFHFFQNYPKSIPLVNILYFYGTKIGFAGVDIFFLLSGFHIGYKLIKSNTSSWWTWLNQRVIRIYPTYWLAIVFSILVYLISNYSFKSINFSDWILIFSGFPSYERFKLINPGFWFVSVIIQAYLVMPLLLFSTNKKPKQILLLGISLGILNKIVCWWAGATNNYELYWFFLQNNFLSSYIFSLCLGIYWGFIYSNYHSFRKRDWQVATLACLLGLIIQLNAALVDFDFLYKLGLDLFYTPLAFLLLFYFCDRLINKLSLVEEKLQFIGLYSYQIYLIHQPLFFVLLNPLASQLSLNPYYSLILTMSIMMIALSIYVYLFTQTDVVFRKLIGNIYKNA, encoded by the coding sequence ATGAATAAAAATTTTATAAACAAAAGATTGATTTGGCTCGATCAAATCAAAGGATTAGCTATTTTGGGAATTGTTTTTTTTCACTTTTTTCAAAATTATCCCAAGTCTATTCCTTTAGTAAATATTCTTTACTTTTATGGTACCAAAATAGGTTTTGCAGGAGTAGATATCTTTTTTTTATTATCGGGGTTTCATATTGGCTATAAATTAATTAAATCCAATACCTCATCTTGGTGGACTTGGCTAAATCAAAGAGTGATTAGAATTTATCCAACTTACTGGTTAGCTATAGTTTTTAGTATTTTGGTTTATTTAATTAGTAATTATTCATTCAAATCAATTAATTTTAGCGACTGGATTTTAATTTTTTCTGGATTTCCCAGCTATGAAAGATTTAAACTAATCAATCCTGGCTTTTGGTTTGTTTCGGTAATTATTCAAGCATACTTAGTTATGCCATTACTTTTATTTAGCACCAACAAGAAACCCAAACAGATATTATTACTAGGTATTAGCTTGGGAATTTTAAATAAAATAGTTTGTTGGTGGGCAGGAGCTACAAATAATTATGAATTATATTGGTTTTTTTTACAAAATAATTTCTTAAGTAGTTATATATTTTCTTTATGCTTGGGTATTTATTGGGGGTTTATTTATAGTAACTATCACAGTTTTCGTAAAAGAGATTGGCAAGTAGCAACTCTAGCTTGTCTTCTAGGCTTAATAATTCAACTAAATGCTGCTCTAGTAGATTTTGATTTTCTTTATAAATTAGGCTTGGATTTATTTTATACTCCTTTAGCTTTTTTATTATTGTTCTATTTTTGCGATCGCTTAATTAATAAATTATCATTAGTAGAAGAGAAACTTCAATTCATCGGCTTGTATTCTTATCAAATTTACTTAATTCACCAACCGTTATTTTTTGTTTTATTAAATCCTTTAGCTAGCCAACTCAGTTTAAATCCTTATTATTCTTTAATCCTAACCATGAGTATTATGATGATTGCTTTAAGTATATATGTTTACTTATTTACTCAAACTGATGTTGTGTTTAGAAAGCTAATCGGGAATATTTATAAAAATGCTTAA
- a CDS encoding glycosyl transferase family 2: MQSAKISVLIPTYGREEPLKKSIDDVLKQDYSNFEILVIDQTKNHEPEINNYLEQLHQSDKIQWLKLDWASLPGARNYGIRRATGDIILFIDDDIELPTNYLQAHAKNYQENPAIGAVAGRVFDRMKLADSRQENEKYSTYTIDYLPTEAMDPGIAWYHIDLVHTTKPQRVISVRGCNMSFRREIFTKYNIWFDERFRGSAVREESDFCLRLRKTGYQIWYDPEANLVHLGEETGGCHDISTRSLEYQFTFYHNHFLMALKNLTLGEQLRLYIKLFDCHVLGHPPCNKSGSPFKILTRGLFFFLGFLDALSSQIKGIWDDGQIYTKRDLKTSELKL; encoded by the coding sequence ATGCAATCAGCGAAAATTTCTGTTCTTATTCCAACTTATGGCAGAGAAGAACCTCTTAAAAAAAGTATTGATGATGTTTTAAAACAAGACTATTCAAATTTTGAAATTTTAGTGATCGATCAAACAAAAAATCATGAACCAGAAATTAATAATTATCTAGAACAACTCCATCAAAGTGACAAAATACAGTGGTTAAAATTAGATTGGGCAAGTCTACCAGGGGCAAGAAATTATGGAATTAGAAGAGCAACAGGAGACATAATTCTTTTTATTGATGATGATATTGAACTTCCTACCAATTATTTACAAGCTCATGCTAAAAACTATCAAGAAAATCCAGCAATTGGTGCAGTAGCAGGAAGAGTTTTTGACCGCATGAAACTAGCTGATTCTCGTCAGGAAAATGAAAAATATTCTACTTATACGATTGATTATTTACCAACAGAAGCAATGGATCCAGGTATTGCTTGGTATCATATCGATTTAGTTCATACTACTAAACCTCAACGAGTTATTTCTGTGAGGGGTTGTAATATGTCTTTTAGAAGAGAAATTTTTACTAAATATAATATTTGGTTTGATGAAAGATTCCGTGGTAGTGCGGTTAGAGAAGAATCAGATTTTTGTTTGCGATTAAGAAAAACAGGATATCAGATTTGGTACGACCCCGAAGCGAATTTAGTACATCTGGGAGAAGAAACAGGAGGTTGTCATGATATTAGCACGCGATCGCTTGAATATCAATTTACTTTTTATCACAATCATTTTTTAATGGCACTTAAAAATCTTACTTTAGGTGAGCAATTGCGTCTATATATTAAGTTATTTGATTGTCATGTTTTAGGTCATCCTCCCTGTAATAAAAGTGGTTCTCCTTTTAAAATTTTAACTCGTGGTCTTTTTTTCTTTCTAGGTTTTTTAGATGCACTATCATCTCAAATTAAAGGGATTTGGGATGACGGACAAATTTATACAAAAAGAGATTTAAAAACATCAGAACTAAAACTATAA